The DNA sequence TCTAATGTCGGCGCATGTTTCTACCATTTTTTCTAGAACTCAAAGCCGCCAAAGTACCGGTGACGCTGCGCGAATTCCTCACCCTGATCGAAGGGCTTGAGGCCGGGCTGGCGCGCTATGACGTCGAGGCATTCTATTATCTCGCCAGATCTGCTCTGGTGAAGGACGAACGTCATATCGACCGCTTTGATCAGGTGTTTGCGCATCACTTTCGCGGCGTTGAGGCGATTGCCGGCGAGGGTGGTGTGGATGTCCGCAATCTGCCTGAAGAGTGGCTGCGGCGTATGGCCGAGAAACACCTGAGCGCGGACGAGAAAAAGCTGATCGAAAGTCTCGGTGGTTTCGAGAAGCTGATTGAAACGCTCAAGCAGCGGCTTGAGGAGCAGCAGGACCGGCATCAGGGGGGCTCGAAATGGATCGGGACAGCGGGAACATCGCCTTTCGGCGCCTATGGCTACAATCCGGAAGGCGTGCGGATCGGACAGGATGAAAGCCGCCATCGCCGGGCGGTCAAGGTCTGGGACAAGCGTGAGTTCAAGAACCTCGACGACACGGTCGAGCTTGGCACACGCAACATCAAGGTGGCGCTGAGGCGGCTGAGGCGCTGGGTGCGTGAGGGTGCGGCGGAGGAATTCGACCTTCCTGGAACCATTCAGGCAACTGCGGAACATGGCTGGCTGGACGTCAAGACCAGGCCAGAGCGGCGAAATGCTGTCAAGCTGCTGATGTTCTTCGATGTTGGCGGCTCGATGGATGATCACATCAAGGTGGTGGAAGAGCTGTTTTCCGCCGCCCGGGCCGAGTTCAGGCACATGGAGTATTTTTATTTCCACAACTGCCTCTATGAAGGCGTCTGGCGCGACAATCGCCGTCGCCGTCAGGAACTGCTGCCGACCGAGGAGGTCTTGCGTACCTATGGCTCGGACTACCGGGTGATTTTTGTTGGTGATGCGGCCATGAGCCCCTACGAGATTGTCACTGCAGGCGGCTCGGTCGAGCATTGGAATGACGAGCCGGGCCAGGTCTGGCTGTCGCGGATGCTGGATCATTTTCACAAGATTGCCTGGCTCAATCCGACGCCCGAGGCCTACTGGTCACACACCCATTCCACCGCGCTGATCCAGCAATTGTTTGCCGACCGGATGTTTCCGATGACGCTTGCGGGCCTTGAAGCCGCGACGCGGCAACTGACTCGGTAATGTGGGGCCGCACCGCATGGCGACCGGGGCAGGCGCTGTTTCTGGAGCAGACCAATCTTTTGACGGGAGATATGCATGGCAATTGAAGCTTTCGGCCAGACTGCAGATGGCGAGACCGTGCACAGGGTGACTCTTGAGGCTGGCGGACTTACGGCAAGGATCATGACCTGGGGTGCGACGCTGCAGGATCTCAGGCTGGAAGGCTACGCGCAGCCGTTGACACTGGGATTCTCTGATTTTGCGAGTTATCCCGCCTCTCCCTATTTTGGTCAGACAGTCGGCCGGCATGCAAACCGGATTGCCGGCGGGCGGTTCACGCTGGACAATGTCAGCCATCAGCTTGAATGCAACGAGGGCGGAATCACCCACCTGCATGGCGGCAGCGCCGGCATTGCCAAGCGAATCTGGACGCTCGACAGTCATGACACGGATCATGCGATTTTCTCGATTGTCGATCCGGATGGCCAGTCAGGTTACCCGGGCACCGTGAAAATCGAAGCTCGCTATGAGCTGCGTCCCGGAGGCTGCATGGCCATCACCTATACCAGCGTCACC is a window from the Hoeflea sp. IMCC20628 genome containing:
- a CDS encoding VWA domain-containing protein, giving the protein MFLPFFLELKAAKVPVTLREFLTLIEGLEAGLARYDVEAFYYLARSALVKDERHIDRFDQVFAHHFRGVEAIAGEGGVDVRNLPEEWLRRMAEKHLSADEKKLIESLGGFEKLIETLKQRLEEQQDRHQGGSKWIGTAGTSPFGAYGYNPEGVRIGQDESRHRRAVKVWDKREFKNLDDTVELGTRNIKVALRRLRRWVREGAAEEFDLPGTIQATAEHGWLDVKTRPERRNAVKLLMFFDVGGSMDDHIKVVEELFSAARAEFRHMEYFYFHNCLYEGVWRDNRRRRQELLPTEEVLRTYGSDYRVIFVGDAAMSPYEIVTAGGSVEHWNDEPGQVWLSRMLDHFHKIAWLNPTPEAYWSHTHSTALIQQLFADRMFPMTLAGLEAATRQLTR